One Nicotiana sylvestris chromosome 12, ASM39365v2, whole genome shotgun sequence genomic window carries:
- the LOC104223094 gene encoding la-related protein 6C-like: protein MAQMQPEKVASSVQESTPEKFVAKIYYNKKLAKNNNNKQQQINAAAYNTNGGSFKFNVQAPEFVPKSHATIPISGYIYPYFQYVNTTITTTTNDWISGGDLTISFVQEPSFVSTLSQKDILPEELRLKVIKQVEYQLSDMSLLANESLLKQMNKDPKGFVPISSVSATKKIKSLITNNQLTLSHALLSSTKLIVSDDGKKVKRKIPFTDKDKEELMLRTVVAENLPDDHSHHNIEKIFNVAGSVKTIRVCHPQDPNTRTRGDLGISSKLHALIEFEHPEAAEKAVEKLNDERNWRKGLQVKLLLRRSPKSVLKSRKSAFDGCFDDEDWLASELTDDSNHTNQSEIADSNVEETLATRKTWGKGRVRARQRNQMFNGRGLLASSPQSSNSGPFEAPIKQATKGPRMPDGTKGFTMGRGKPLNINVQTGVHVV, encoded by the exons ATGGCACAAATGCAACCTGAAAAAGTTGCTTCTAGTGTCCAAGAATCTACTCCAGAAAAATTTGTTGCTAAAATTTATTATAACAAGAAGCTGGCCAAGAACAATAATAATAAGCAGCAGCAGATCAATGCTGCTGCCTACAATACTAATGGTGGATCTTTCAAGTTCAATGTTCAAGCCCCCGAATTCGTGCCGAAATCACATGCCACAATCCCCATTTCAGGATATATATATCCCTATTTTCAGTATGttaatacaacaataacaactacTACTAATGATTGGATATCTGGGGGTGATCTTACTATCTCCTTTGTTCAAGAACCAAGTTTTGTTTCAACTTTGTCTCAGAAGGATATCCTTCCTGAAGAACTCAGGCTAAAAGTCATCAAACAG GTTGAATACCAACTCAGTGACATGAGCTTGCTCGCAAATGAGAGCTTGTTGAAACAAATGAATAAGGACCCTAAAGGCTTTG TTCCCATTTCTTCTGTTTCggctacaaagaaaatcaagtCCCTCATCACCAACAACCAATTAACTCTTTCTCATGCCCTCCTTTCCTCTACAAAGCTG ATTGTAAGCGATGATGGGAAGAAGGTCAAACGAAAAATCCCATTTACTGACAAGGATAAAGAGGAATTGATG TTGCGCACTGTGGTGGCTGAAAATTTACCAGATGATCACTCTCATCACAACATTGAGAAAATATTTAATGTTGCAGGAAG TGTCAAAACCATCCGAGTATGCCATCCTCAAGATCCTAACACACGAACTAGAGGAGACTTGGGCATCAGCAGTAAG ctcCATGCACTGATCGAGTTCGAGCATCCAGAAGCAGCTGAGAAAGCA GTGGAGAAACTAAATGATGAGAGGAACTGGAGAAAAGGCCTACAAGTGAAGTTGCTGCTCAGGCGTTCA CCAAAGTCTGTTCTAAAGAGCAGGAAGTCTGCATTTGATGGCTGTTTCGACGATGAAGATTGGTTAGCTTCTGAACTGACAGATGACTCAAATCACACTAATCAGTCAGAAATAGCGGATAGCAAT GTCGAAGAGACTTTAGCAACAAGGAAAACATGGGGTAAAGGCCGTGTGAGAGCACGACAAAGAAATCAAATGTTCAATGGTCGCGGCCTACTTGCCTCGTCTCCACAAAGCAGCAACTCTGGTCCATTTGAAGCACCTATAAAACAGGCTACAAAAGGACCAAGAATGCCAGATGGGACCAAAGGTTTCACAATGGGAAGAGGGAAGCCCTTAAATATTAATGTTCAAACTGGAGTACATGTGGTATAA
- the LOC104223092 gene encoding cleavage stimulation factor subunit 77 gives MTEKYNVEAAEILANEALRLQISEAVPIYEQLLSTFPTAAKYWKQYVEAHMAVNNDDATKQIFSRCLLNCLQIPLWRCYIRFIRKVNDKRGNEGQEETRKAFDFMLNYVGADIASGPVWMEYIAFLRSSPAQTTQEESQRMTSVRKAYQRAIVTPTHHVEQLWRDYENFENSISRALAKGLVSEYQPKYNSARAVYRERKKYIDEIDWNMLAIPPSGSSKEEMQWMAWKRLLAFEKANPQRIDSASANKRIVFTYEQCLMYLYHYPDIWYEYATWHAKAGSIDSAIKVFQRALKALPDSEMLRYAYAELEESRGALQAAKKVYENLLGDGSNASALSHIQFIRFLRRSEGVEAARKYFLDARKSPNCTYHVYVAHAMMAFCLDKDAKMAHNVFEAGLKRFMHEPGYILEYADFLYRLNDDRNIRALFERALSSLPPEESVEVWKKFTQFEQTYGDLASMLKVEQRRKEALSRTGDDGTSELESSLQDVVSRYSFMDLWPCSSNDLDHLARQEWLARNINKKTDKPTLGIEAGSADKTSSGVLSNTNPPAKVVYPDTSKMTIYDPRQMSGPAALAVPSASGTLPCSGSSGGPPNALNDILKSLPPAFAAFMANLPAVEGPTPDADFVISVCLQSNIPLATGKSGTASFPLQSGPAPSTSDISDSSKFRSRDRQTGKRKDMDRQKDDESSTVQSQPLPRDAFKIRQLQKTRVASSSRVTSSYTGSASYGSALSGDLSGSTG, from the exons ATGACGGAAAAGTATAATGTTGAAGCTGCAGAAATTCTTGCTAACGAGGCACTG CGCTTGCAAATTTCAGAAGCAGTGCCGATATATGAGCAACTTCTGTCCACGTTTCCCACTGCG GCAAAATACTGGAAGCAATATGTAGAGGCACACATGGCGGTAAATAATGATGATGCAACAAAGCAAATATTTAGTCGCTGTCTCTTGAACTGTCTACAGATTCCTCTTTG GCGCTGTTACATCCGCTTTATCAGGAAAGTCAATGACAAGAGGGGTAATGAGGGTCAAGAAGAGACAAGAAAGGCTTTTGATTTCATGCTTAACTATGTTG GAGCAGACATTGCATCTGGTCCAGTGTGGATGGAGTACATTGCATTTTTAAGGTCTTCGCCT GCTCAAACCACGCAAGAAGAATCACAACGAATGACCTCAGTGAGGAAAGCATACCAAAGAGCTATTGTCACCCCAACCCATCACGTGGAACAGCTTTGGAGGGACtatgagaattttgaaaattcaATTAGTCGAGCCTTG GCAAAAGGGCTGGTGTCTGAATACCAACCAAAATATAACAGTGCGAGGGCTGTATACAGAGAAAGGAAGAAGTACATTGATGAAATTGATTGGAATATGCTAGCGATTCCACCTTCCGGCTCTTCCAAG GAGGAAATGCAATGGATGGCATGGAAAAGACTTCTAGCCTTTGAGAA AGCAAACCCCCAGAGGATAGACAGTGCTTCTGCTAATAAAAGAATTGTGTTCACATATGAGCAG TGCCTCATGTATTTGTATCATTATCCTGACATATGGTATGAATATGCCACATGGCATGCAAAAGCTGGTTCAATAGACTCTGCTATCAAGGTTTTCCAGCGAGCTCTAAAAGCTCTTCCTg ACTCCGAAATGCTCAGATATGCTTATGCTGAACTTGAGGAATCACGTGGAGCCCTTCAG GCTGCTAAAAAAGTATACGAAAATCTTCTGGGGGATGGATCCAATGCCTCAGCACTGTCACATATCCAG TTTATAAGGTTTTTAAGAAGAAGTGAAGGAGTTGAAGCAGCTCGCAAATACTTTCTTGATGCACGGAAATCTCCAAATTGCACTTACCATGTCTATGTAGCTCACGCAATGATGGCTTTTTGTCTTGACAAGGATGCAAAG ATGGCACACAATGTTTTCGAAGCAGGGTTGAAACGCTTTATGCATGAGCCTGGATACATCCTTGA GTATGCAGATTTCCTTTATCGTTTGAATGACGATAGAAACATCAGAGCATTATTTGAACGTGCATTGAGCTCACTCCCCCCAGAGGAATCTGTTGAG GTTTGGAAAAAATTCACTCAATTTGAGCAAACGTATGGAGATCTTGCCAGCATGTTGAAG GTTGAGCAGAGAAGGAAAGAAGCTCTTTCCAGAACAGGTGATGATGGAACATCAGAGTTAGAGAGTTCGTTGCAAGATGTTGTATCACGCTACAGTTTCATGGATCTGTGGCCTTGCTCTTCAAATGACTTGGATCATCTAGCACGCCAAGAG TGGCTCGCGAGGAACATCAACAAAAAAACTGACAAACCTACTCTTGGTATTGAGGCAGGTTCTGCAG ATAAGACTTCTTCTGGTGTTTTGTCCAACACAAATCCCCCTGCCAAGGTTGTGTATCCAGATACTTCAAAAATGACAATTTATGACCCAAGGCAAATGTCAG GTCCTGCTGCTCTTGCGGTTCCATCTGCTTCAGGCACCTTACCTTGTTCTGGTAGCAGTGGTGGACCACCAAATGCTCTTAATGATATTCTGAAATCGTTGCCCCCTGCATTTGCAGCGTTCATGGCAAATTTGCCAGCTGTTGAAG GTCCTACTCCTGATGCTGATTTCGTGATATCCGTATGTTTGCAAAGCAACATTCCTTTAGCAACCGGAAAATCAGGAACCGCCTCTTTTCCGTTGCAGTCAGGCCCTGCTCCATCTACGAGTGACATCTCTGATTCAAGCAAATTCAGGTCGAGAGACAGACAGACTGGAAAGAGGAAAGACATGGATA GGCAAAAGGATGATGAATCGTCGACTGTACAAAGCCAGCCCCTTCCTAGAGATGCTTTCAAGATTCGCCAATTACAAAAAAcccgtgttgctagttcgtctcGAGTTACTAGTTCATACACTGGATCAGCGTCTTATGGTAGTGCTCTTTCTGGAGACCTCTCGGGCAGCACTGGTTGA